GGGTCAGTCGGCGTGGTCTCGGCCGGGCGGGTGTTCATTCGCGCAGGCCGGAGTGATCCGCGCCCCGGCACTCCTTTCGCCTGGCCGCGGTCGCAGGGCTACTCCTCACGATATTCGGGATGGTGAGACGGTGAACGTCGCCGGTCACGGCAGGGGATGGATGGCAGTCAACGCTTTTCCGGTCATGCTGTCACCGGTCAGGTGCGGGCCCGGCCGCGACCTCGCGTTCGACGGGCACGTCGAAGGGCTCAGCCCGAGCAAGCACACGCTGGTCATTACCCTTTTGCAGGACAAGACGGAGGCGTCCCGGGGCCGTTTTCTGAATGTGGCCGGGTTTGAGGTCCTCGGCGAGAAGTGGTGATGTCGAGGGCTCCTTGTTCAGTTCGCGGCGGGCTCGCGGCATTCCGGTCGCCATCCTTGCGGTAGGGGCTTTTCGGGCGGGGGGCAAGCCAAGGCAAAGGGTCGTCGGCGCCGCCCGGCGTGTCTCTCGCCGGCCTGTGGTCACCGGGCACCTCTCCTGAAGCCGGTTTCATCCCCCCCATCTTTGGGGGGCAGGGGTGGCCATGCCTGTCCGTGACACTTAGCGTCGTGCTATGCTTGCAGCGTAGGGGCCTCCGGGCCTTGGGGGGGGGTGGTTTGCCCTCGTCATGCCTTCTTGACTTTCGCGGGTCAAGAAGAAATACTTTATTGGTACGAAGTCCTTCAATACAGTCCCATAACAGGGAGCACTCAGGCAAGGTCATACCGAAGTCTGCATGCTTGATCGGCCCTCCTGGATCGTCGGCGGATTGGCCTTTCACATCTGGCCGGCCGAACGGACGATCGACGTGGTTTTTGGTGATTGCCAATTCGCCCGCGATGGCGACAATAAGCGGTTCGGCGAACCTGCGATGCAGCGGGCCTGTGTGTAGAGGAGAGTCTCATGGCGGCCACAAAACCAGTCTGGGGCATTGATCTGGGTCAATGTGCACTGAAAGCCCTCCGCCTGCGAGCAGCTGGCGACAAGGTTGAGGTTCTCGATCACGTCTACATCGAGCACGGCAAGATTCTTTCCCAGCCGGACGTGGACCGTGCGGCCCTCGTGGCCGAGACGATGAAGAAACTGATCGAGAGCCGCCCGGATCTGCCGAAGGAGACGATCGTGGCGGCGGTACCGGGTCAGCACACCCTGGCCCGGTTCATCAAACTCCCTCCGGTCGACAAAGCCAGCAAGCTGCCCGAGCTGGTTCGGTTCGAGGCCGGCCAGCAGATCCCCTTTGCCATGGAAGAGGTCATCTGGGATTACCAGATCTTCCCGTCCCAGGCGGCCGAGACCGAGGTGGGCATTTTCGCGATGCGCCGCGAGCTGATGGGCGACCATCTGCGGTTTCTGTCCGACCTGAACATCGAGCCGATGCTAGTTCAGGCGGCTCCGTTGGCCCTGTACAACGCCCTCCAGTATGACGGGCTTTGCGGTGGGGGCAGCGAGGCGGTGGCCATACTGGACATCGGGGCCCAGAACACCGATCTGCTCGTGGTTGAAGGTGACAGCCTGTGGACCCGCAATATCCCCATCGGCGGGAACAATTTCACGGACGCGATGCTGGAGACCTTCAAGCTATCGTTCCGCAAGGCGGAAGATCTGAAGCGCAAGGCCGGCAGCCACAAGTATGCCCGGCAGATTTTCCAGGCCATGCGGCCGGTGTTTGCCGATCTGGTGGCCGAGGTTCAGCGTTCGATTGGGTTTTTCACCTCGTCGCGTCGCGGCGTGAAGCTCTCCAAGCTGATCGCGATGGGCAACGCCTTCAAGCTGCCGGGAATGCCGAAGTTCCTTCAGCAGAACCTTGGTCTGGACGTCATCCGGCCGGGGGCGTTCAATCGCATGACCATCGGCTCGAGCCCGAACACTCCTGAACTGATCGACCAGTTGCTGAGTTTTGGCGTGGCCTACGGCTTGGGCGTCCAGGGCCTGGGCTTAGCGAAGATCACCAGCAACCTGTTGCCGCCGGAGATCATCAAGCAAGTGATCTGGCGGAAGAAGGCCCCGTGGTTCATTGGGGCGGCGGCCTGCCTGGCGTTGTCGGCGGGCATGATCTGGGGTCGCAGCTACTCAGACCAGGCCGCCCTAGGCAAGCCCGTGGAGACGGCTTCGCCCCCTGGCAGCGTCGATGAAGCGATGCGGATTCTCGAGAGCCCTCCCGATGCGGACGCCAAGACGGCCGCCGCCAAGACCGTTGCGGCCGCCACCTTTCTGGGCAACGAGCTGTCCAGGATCGAGGGTGAGATCAGCCAGCAGATCCAGAAAGTCCAGAATGTGGACAAGCTTCAGACCAACAAAGTGGTCTGGCCGCGGTTGCTGAGCATGGTGGTTTCGGCGTTGCCTTCGCCTGATCCGGAGCTGAGCAAGGCCATGAACGAAGGTCCGAAGGCGTACAAGGAGGTTGTCACCTCCAACCCGCAGTTCGAGCGGACCAAGCGCAAGCAGGTTTTCATTCAGAAGTTGGACAGCCGGTACTCGCCCGACGTTCTGGCCGAGATGGAAGCCCTGAAGAAGGGCGGTGGGACGCCGGCGGGTCCGGGGAGTTTGGGCGGTCTGGGCGGCTTGGGTGGAGGATCTCCGGAGGCGACCGGCGCCGGGCCCAAGCCGGGCTTCCTGGTCACGCTGGTCTGCCGAACGCCCTACGCTGGTGGCGACAGGGTGGCCGGGCTCCAGTTCATCAGTGACGTGTTTTTAAGGAATCTTGAGAAGGCCGGGCAGGGCAGGCAGGAGTTGCACTTTGGGAAGCCCCAGATGATCGGATTCCAGATGGTCAAGGATCTGGGTGGTGCCGGGGGTGCGGCTCCCATGCCGGGAAGGTACATGCCCCCTGGGCCGCGTGTCACTGAGGGGGGGGCGGGTCCGGGTCCCGGTGGCTTCAACACGATTGCCGTCGACAACACGTTCAAGGATCTGGCAACGGGCGAGTCGATCTCAAACGACTGGCAGTTCGAAGTGGTTTTTGCGGCCGTGATTGGCCCGCAACTGGCCGCCGCGCCGGCGCCGGGTGGCACTCCACCGGCCGAGCCGGCCGAGCCGGCCGAGCCGACTGGGGATGCTCCGCCGCCACCGGCCTGAAAACGGTCGGGTTCAGGAGCGACGAGGGGTTTGGGGCTGGTTCGAGGGCTTGCGGGGTGGGAAGACAGCCAAGGAGTTGAGCGATGCAACAGATCATGCAGTGGGTCAAGGGTCACCTGGTCGAGGTGATCTGCGGAGCGGTCGGCCTGGTGGCGATCACCCTCATTGTCCTCGGCATCCTCCTGTCGGACGTGAACGCTGCTCTGGCCACGGATGCCCAGCTGATCAGCTCGTTGAGCAGCATCAAGCCGGTGAACAAGGCGATGATTGATGCGGCCAATGCCCGGAAGAACAGGACCGTCGAGCAGACCACCGCCGCCCTGAAGAAGGTGGCCGAGATTGGCAAACATGCTCCGCTTCTGGAGAAGCTTTTCCCTGAGCCGGCGACAGGCAGTGAGAATCTGCCCTTCCGGTTTGCCCATGAGTTCGCCAAGGCCCACAAGGCGATGGTGGAACAGCTCAAGGCCAAGGATGCTCCCACGCAGGAGGAGGTCAGGGAACTGGCCGAGAACATGGCTACGGAGCAGGCTCAGAAGAACAATCAGCAGGCGATAGGTGCCCGAGGCGAGGCCCCTCTACCGATCGAGATGGGTCCTGTTGGCGCGGGGCGTCGTGGTCCCGGGCCGGGTCCGGGCCTGGGTGGGCCGCCGCCGCGGGGTGGACCGGGGTTCGGCGGGCCACGAGCAGATTTGACCCAGTTGCGGCCGAACATGACTGCCGAGGAGATGGTCAACGAGATTCCGGACTGTCGGGCGGCCGTTCAGCGTGCCCGGTCGATTTACTGCTATGCCAACGAAAGGACGAGTTTCGATCAGCGGCCCGCCGTCGAGAACGTGCAGAAGCCTTCGATTGAAGACATGTGGTACGCCCAGGTCTCGTTGTGGATCCAGCAGGATGTGGTGACTGCCCTGGCGGGCCTGAACAACCGGGTCGCGGCGGCCATTACCGCCCGAAGCCAGGAAGCGAACGCCAAAGACAAGGAAGGGCCATATGTTGGCAACCTCCCGGTCAAGCACCTGCAGAGGTTTGTGGTGACCGGATACCTTCCGCCTTCAGCGGGGGCGGGTGGTGGTGCGGCCTCGCCCCCCGGCGGCACGCGGGGCGCGCTGGTTGGTGGTGGCGGCATGGGGCCGGGTGAGGCGTTTACCAACACCGGCAGCAGCGAGACCATGGATGTGGTTCACTTCACCGTGGAGTTGGTGGTTGAGGCTCGGATGTTGCCGTCGGTGATCGACGAGATCTGCAAGGTCGGCTTCTACACGCTGCTGTTGGTGAACCTGCAGGAGCAGCCTCCCAGCCCGGTTCCCGCGGGCTACGTTTACGGTCCTTCGCCCACGGTGCAGGCCCGGTTGGTGTTTGAGGGCGGGTTCCTTCGCGACAACTACGCGAACCTGATCCCCAAGAAGGTGGTTGCTGACATTGCGAGCGGGGTGGCGTTCCAGGGTGGCGGCGGTCAGGGTGGGGGAGGTGGCCCGTCGTATGGACCGCCGGTGGGGCCGCGTAACCTGCCGCCGATGATGATGGGGCCGGAGGGGGCTCCACCGCCGCGACGTGGGCCGCTCGGCAGGCCTGAGGGTATGTGAGCCAGGACAGGAGATCCGATCATGGCCAAGCAGAACGTGACCTTCATTGAACGGCACGTTGAGAAGATAGTTCTGGGATTGACCGGGGCGGTGGTCCTGGCGATCGCGGCGATGTACGTGGTGGGCACGCCTCACAGCACCAGCGTCAGCGGTGAGGATTGCACCCCGAAGACGCTCATCGGGAAGATCGCCGAACAGACGGAACAGACCCGCCAGAAGGTGAAGAACGCTCGGCTGACGGATACGGGCGACCAGACGACCGTGACTGCGCTCAAGGGTGATCTGAGCACCTACGATGCGAACGGCATCGCCAAGGATTTTGGCGTGCCCATCGTGCCGCCGGGTGTCGCGATTCCGCGGACGGATCGAGAGATCGACCGTGCTGGCAAGATCCACCTCGCCAGCGTGGCGGCTCCGCGTTCACTGGTGGGTTTTTCAGGCCGCGTCTCGGCGAGGCTGGCCGCGCCTGAGACCGTGGATCTCAGCAGGACGACGGGTGCCCCTCAGCTGGCTCCGACCGGAGGATCCGGCACGATCATCGGGATCACTCGGGACATTTTCTGGGCCACGCTGTTTGCCTCGGTGCATATCGCCGAACAGCGCGAGCTGTTCCGCCAGGCCATGTACGAGGGTAGTCGCCAGGATCTCATCATTACTCGGGTGGAGGCCGAGCGGGCCATGCTGTTGCCGACGGGCGAATGGGGCGAGCCGGAAGTGGTCCAGGGTTACTCGCCGTTCGTGCTGACCGCTCCGGAGAGGGTGCCGCTTCACGACGCGGATGGTACGCTGGCCATCCAGCAGACGGACGGCGACACGATTGTCGCCTATCGGATGGCCCTGGAGCAGGTGCAGAGCCAGGAGCAGATTCTCCGGCCGGCGTTTTTCGAGAACTTCACCGACGAGCGGTACGGCTGGAAGCTGCCGGAGTCGTTGCCCGGTCTGGAGCTTGATCTAGCCCAATTCGTTGGCGACTCGGCCGGGGGGGCGGGGGCACGGCGTCCGCTGGGCGGCTTTGGCGGCCCCGAGGGGTTTGGCGGCTTGGGGCCAGGCCCGATCGGCCGGCGTGGCGTTCCGGAAGGAGCGGGACGAAGGGGTCCGGGTCCCGGTCCGGACCTGCTTCCCCCGGGGGGGCGAGGTCCTGCCGGCGGTGCCAGGCGTCCCGAAGGTGGTCCGGAGAGCAGGGGTCCGAATGTTCGGGCCGAGCTCGCCAAGACGCTCAAGGAGGCGAAGGAGGACATTGACAAGAAGAAGTACCTGGAGGCTGAGGAGAAGCTGCAGGGCCTGACTCAGTACGCTTCGTCCGGGGAGTTGAACAGGACCCAGGTTGAGGAGATCGGCAAGCTGCTCAAGGAGATCCAGCCCGAGGTGGAGAAGCTGCTCATCGAGAAGCAGAACCAGGAGCGCGTGGCGGCGGGGTCGACCAACCGGGTACGCGACATCGAGCTGCTGTGGTTCAACGACATCTCCGTCACTCCCGGCCAGACCTACCGCTACCGATTGCGTCTGGTGGTGTTCAACCAGTACATCGGGCAGGCGGCCAAGCTCATCGACGCCCAGGATGCCGGCAGGGTGGTTGTTCGAGGCCAGTGGTCCAGCTGGTCGGAGCCGATTCAGATCAAACCTTCGCTGTACCTGTTCCTGACCTCCGTGACCGACGATGGGAGGAAAGCGAAAGTGGCTCTGCGGGAGTGGTTCCGCGGGGACTTGAAGGGCGGGACGGCAGACAAGGAAGTCGGCGAGCTGGTGGCCCTGAAGGCGGATCGCCGGGATCTGTCGTACGATGCCATCCTGGCGGGCCTGGAGCCGAAGCGATCCGCATGGCTGCGTAACGAATCGCCGGAGGGCAGACTCACCTTCACCGAACGGCAGGGCGGGGCGGCGGTTCTGATCACCACGAGCGGCGAAGTCGAGGAGCGGTTTTCGCCGGTCGATGCCCGAAAGAGCGGTCAACTGGACAAGGAGTACAAGGAGGAGAAGGCTCGGCTCAGCGAGAACGAACCCACGGTCGGACCGGTCAGGCCGCCGAGGCCGGAGATGCCGCCGAACCCCACCGACCGGCTTCGCGGCACGGAGCGGAGCCGGCCGAATCGCGGTCGAGGGATGTGAGCCCCTGCCGCCGGGCTCTTGCCTGGCGGTAAGATGTTTTGGACTAACAAGTTAGGGTAAGTGCCGAGCCGAGGTGCGGTTGTGGCCCACTTTCAGGTCAGAGCTGGCGTGGCGCTCTGGCATCGTATGCGGACGTAGGGTAAACTGCTGCGCCGCCGCGGGATGAGCTGCCGGACTGGATGCCTCCCGTGCGTGGGTGGAGTACCGACCTACCTTGAGCCCGTGTGTGCGGGCGAGCCTGAAGGAGGCTGTCTGTGAAAGCTGGTCAGAACAATTGGCGATGGCTGGTCGCTGTTCTTTGGGTGATGGCGTTGGCGGCCCCGGTCTTTGCGGATGCGGCGCAGGATCTGGATAAGGCGGCTCGCCTCTACGAAGAGCATCAGTACCAGGAGTCACAAGAGCTGCTCCTTCAGGTCAATGTCGACCAGCTGAACGCTCAGCAGAAGCAGCAGCGGGATGAACTGGCGGAAGCGTTACGCACGGCGGTCAACCAGGCGAACAAGGCCAAGCAGAACCTGGAGGATGCTGAGAAGGCGCTCGCTGCGGGTAACCGAGACGCGGCCGAGAAGAGTCTCAAGGCGATTCAAGACAATCCGTACGCGTCGGCCGCTCAGAAACAGCGAGCCCGTGAAGGGCTGGCCACCCTGGCCAAGCAGCGTGACCTGGACCGCAAGGTTGCGGCCCAGGGCGCTCAAGCCAAGCCGGCGGCCGTGCCCACCACCAAGCCCGCCGCAGCCCCCGCCAAGCCGGTCACGGTGACCACGGTCAAGCCAGCCGAGACCACCAAGCCGATCACGGTGACCACGGTCAATCCGGTCAACACGGCCAAGCCGGTCACGGCCACCGCTGCCCGACCGGTGGGCAACGCAGGCAAGGCCCAGACCGATCGCAACCGGGCGTTGGCCTTGGAGGCGATTCGCGAAGGTGATGCCGCGGGCAAGAAGGGTCAGTGGGATCTGGCCGCCTCCAAGTTTGAGGAAGCCCTGCAGTTGTGGCCCAACAACGCTGAGGCGGAGAAAGGCCTGGCCCTGGTTCGCCAGCAGCGTGGCGCTGAAGGTGGCGTGGGCAAGGATCTGCTCGATGAGGCGGTACTGCGTCGCCAGGGCCGGTGGGAGCGGACGGAGACGCTTTTCAGAGACGGCGAGCAGGAGATCAAGCAGCTGATCAACGAGCACAAGTACGTTGAGGCCCGGGAGCGGTTGGATCAGGCCACCCGGCTGCTGGAGGCCGGGCGGCGCGATGCCGAGAGTCCCGATCGGTATGCGGCCCTTGATTCGCGTGCCAGGGCCCTGGGGCGGTTCATCGAGCAGGAGAAGAGGGCTCACGACGAGGAAGATGCCGCCGCCAAGCGTCGCATGGCCATGGACAAGGAGCGGGATCGGACCATGTCCATCCGCAAGGAGAAGGACGAGCGCATCGCTCAGTTGATGGATCAGGTCATGGAGCTGCAGAAGCAGCGCCAGTACCACCAGGCTGCGGATGTCCTCAAGGAAATCATCACGATCGATCCGACCTATCAGAACGCCGAGTTCATGCTCCGCGTGGTGGAGGACTATGCGATCGTTCAGGACCAGGCCAAGGGACGG
This is a stretch of genomic DNA from Phycisphaerae bacterium. It encodes these proteins:
- the pilM gene encoding type IV pilus assembly protein PilM, with amino-acid sequence MAATKPVWGIDLGQCALKALRLRAAGDKVEVLDHVYIEHGKILSQPDVDRAALVAETMKKLIESRPDLPKETIVAAVPGQHTLARFIKLPPVDKASKLPELVRFEAGQQIPFAMEEVIWDYQIFPSQAAETEVGIFAMRRELMGDHLRFLSDLNIEPMLVQAAPLALYNALQYDGLCGGGSEAVAILDIGAQNTDLLVVEGDSLWTRNIPIGGNNFTDAMLETFKLSFRKAEDLKRKAGSHKYARQIFQAMRPVFADLVAEVQRSIGFFTSSRRGVKLSKLIAMGNAFKLPGMPKFLQQNLGLDVIRPGAFNRMTIGSSPNTPELIDQLLSFGVAYGLGVQGLGLAKITSNLLPPEIIKQVIWRKKAPWFIGAAACLALSAGMIWGRSYSDQAALGKPVETASPPGSVDEAMRILESPPDADAKTAAAKTVAAATFLGNELSRIEGEISQQIQKVQNVDKLQTNKVVWPRLLSMVVSALPSPDPELSKAMNEGPKAYKEVVTSNPQFERTKRKQVFIQKLDSRYSPDVLAEMEALKKGGGTPAGPGSLGGLGGLGGGSPEATGAGPKPGFLVTLVCRTPYAGGDRVAGLQFISDVFLRNLEKAGQGRQELHFGKPQMIGFQMVKDLGGAGGAAPMPGRYMPPGPRVTEGGAGPGPGGFNTIAVDNTFKDLATGESISNDWQFEVVFAAVIGPQLAAAPAPGGTPPAEPAEPAEPTGDAPPPPA